The following are encoded in a window of Parus major isolate Abel chromosome 22, Parus_major1.1, whole genome shotgun sequence genomic DNA:
- the OGDH gene encoding 2-oxoglutarate dehydrogenase, mitochondrial isoform X3, protein MLNLRTCAAKLRPLTASQTVKTISQHRLAAPRTFQQLRCYSAPVAAEPFLSGTSSNYVEEMYYAWLENPKSVHKSWDIFFRNANAGAAPGTAYQSPPPLTTSLSTLSQAQSLVQSQPNVDKLVEDHLAVQSLIRAYQIRGHHVAQLDPLGILDADLDSSLPADIITSTDKLGFYGLDESDLDKVFHLPTTTFIGGNESALPLREIIRRLEMAYCQHIGVEFMFINDLEQCQWIRQKFETPGIMQFTNEEKRTLLARLVRSTRFEEFLHRKWSSEKRFGLEGCEVLIPALKTIIDKSSEKGVDYVIMGMPHRGRLNVLANVIRKELEQIFCQFDSKLEAADEGSGDVKYHLGMYHRRINRVTDRNITLSLVANPSHLEAADPVVQGKTKAEQFYCGDTEGKKVMSILLHGDAAFAGQGIVYETFHLSDLPSYTTHGTVHVVVNNQIGFTTDPRMARSSPYPTDVARVVNAPIFHVNADDPEAVVYVCNVAAEWRSTFHKDVVVDLVCYRRNGHNEMDEPMFTQPLMYKQIRKQKPVLQKYAELLISQGVVNQPEYEEEIAKYDKICEEAHARSKDEKILHIKHWLDSPWPGFFTLDGQPRSMTCPSTGLNEEDLTHIGQVASSVPVEDFTIHGGLSRILKTRGEMVKNRTVDWALAEYMAFGSLLKEGIHIRLSGQDVERGTFSHRHHVLHDQNVDKRTCIPMNHLWPNQAPYTVCNSSLSEYGVLGFELGFAMASPNALVLWEAQFGDFHNTAQCIIDQFICPGQAKWVRQNGIVLLLPHGMEGMGPEHSSARPERFLQMCNDDPDVFPKLDDFDVRQLYECNWIVVNCSTPANFFHVLRRQILLPFRKPLIIFTPKSLLRHPEARSSFDDMLPGTHFLRVIPESGPAAQNPEQVKRVLFCTGKVYYDLTRERKARQMEADVAITRVEQLSPFPFDLLQREAQKYPAAELVWCQEEHKNQGYYDYVKPRLRTTINRAKPVWYAGREPAAAPATGNKKTHLTELQRLLDTAFNLDAFKDLA, encoded by the exons ATGCTTAACTTAAGGACTTGTGCAGCAAAACTGAGGCCATTGACGGCCTCACAGACTGTAAAGACAATTTCCCAACACAGACTGGCAGCACCCAGGACGTTCCAACAGCTCAGGTGCTACAGTGCACCAGTGGCTGCCGAACCATTTCTGAGTGGGACTAGTTCAAACTATGTGGAGGAAATGTATTATGCTtggctggaaaatcccaaaaGTGTACATAAG tCATGGGACATCTTTTTTCGCAACGCCaatgctggagctgctccaggcactgcctACCAAAGCCCCCCTCCACTGACTACCAGCCTCTCCACCCTGTCCCAAGCCCAGTCCCTGGTTCAGTCACAGCCCAATGTGGATAAACTGGTGGAGGACCATCTTGCAGTGCAATCTCTCATCAGGGCATATCAG ATTCGAGGGCATCATGTAGCACAACTCGATCCACTGGGCATCTTGGATGCAGATCTGGACTCCTCCCTTCCAGCCGATATTATCACATCCACAGACAAACTGG GCTTTTATGGTCTGGATGAATCTGACCTCGACAAAGTTTTCCACTTGCCCACAACCACATTCATCGGTGGAAATGAATCGGCTCTTCCACTCCGGGAAATCATCCGTCGGCTGGAG ATGGCATACTGCCAGCACATCGGTGTGGAGTTCATGTTCATCAATGACCTGGAGCAGTGCCAGTGGATCCGGCAGAAGTTTGAGACCCCAGGCATCATGCAGTTCACCAATGAAGAGAAGCGCACGCTGTTGGCCAGGCTGGTCCGCTCTACCAG GTTTGAAGAGTTCCTCCATCGGAAATGGTCTTCAGAGAAGCGTTTTGGTCTGGAGGGATGTGAAGTGCTGATCCCAGCGTTAAAGACCATTATTGATAAATCAAGTGAGAAGGGAGTGGACTATGTGATCATGGGGATGCCCCACAG GGGACGCCTGAATGTTCTCGCCAATGTGatcaggaaggagctggagcagatcTTCTGCCAGTTCGACTCTAAGCTGGAGGCAGCTGATGAG GGCTCCGGTGATGTGAAGTACCACCTGGGAATGTACCACCGGCGGATTAACCGCGTCACTGACAGGAACATCACCCTTTCCTTGGTGGCAAATCCTTCTCATTTGGAAGCAGCTGATCCTGTTGTTCAAGGCAAGACTAAGGCAGAGCAGTTTTACTGTGGAGACACAGAGGGGAAGAAG GTGATGTCCATCCTTCTGCATGGAGATGCTGCATTTGCAGGGCAGGGCATTGTGTATGAGACATTTCACCTGAGCGACCTTCCCTCCTACACCACCCATGGCACTGTCCATGTTGTGGTCAACAACCAG ATTGGCTTCACAACAGACCCCCGGATGGCCCGCTCCTCCCCATACCCAACTGACGTAGCCCGTGTGGTCAACGCGCCGATCTTCCATGTCAACGCAGACGACCCTGAGGCTGTCGTCTATGTGTGCAATGTGGCAGCAGAATGGCGAAGCACCTTCCACAAGGACGTGGTGGTGGATTTG GTTTGTTACAGGCGCAACGGGCACAATGAGATGGATGAACCTATGTTCACGCAACCCCTGATGTACAAACAGATCCGGAAACAGAAGCCGGTGTTGCAGAAATACGCAGAGCTGCTGATTTCCCAGGGGGTGGTAAATCAGCCAGAGTATGAG GAGGAAATTGCCAAGTATGATAAGATTTGTGAGGAGGCCCATGCCAGATCCAAGGATGAGAAGATCTTGCACATCAAACACTGGCTGGACTCACCTTGGCCAG GTTTCTTCACTTTGGATGGGCAGCCCCGGAGCATGACATGCCCTTCCACTGGCCTCAACGAAGAGGACCTGACACACATTGGTCAAGTGGCCAGCTCAGTGCCAGTGGAGGATTTCACTATCCATGGAG GTTTGAGCCGTATTCTGAAAACCCGTGGGGAGATGGTGAAAAACCGGACAGTCGACTGGGCCCTGGCAGAGTACATGGCTTTTGGCTCCCTGCTCAAAGAGGGCATCCACATCCGCCTGAGTGGCCAGGACGTTGAGAGGGGGACATTTAG CCATCGCCACCATGTCCTGCATGATCAGAATGTGGACAAGAGGACGTGTATCCCCATGAACCACCTCTGGCCCAACCAGGCTCCGTACACTGTCTGCAACAGCTCCTTGTCAGAGTACGGTGTCTTGG GATTCGAGCTGGGCTTTGCCATGGCCAGTCCCAATGCCCTGGTTCTTTGGGAAGCCCAGTTTGGGGATTTCCACAACACTGCTCAATGCATCATCGACCAGTTCATCTGTCCTGGGCAGGCCAAGTGGGTCAGGCAGAACGGCATtgtcctgctgcttccccatgGCATGGAGGGCATG GGTCCCGAGCACTCCTCTGCCCGCCCGGAGCGATTCCTGCAGATGTGCAACGATGATCCTGATGTCTTCCCT AAGCTGGATGACTTTGATGTGCGTCAGCTCTACGAGTGTAACTGGATCGTCGTGAACTGCTCCACTCCAGCCAACTTCTTCCATGTCCTCCGGCGCCAGATCCTCCTGCCCTTCCGCAAACCG CTGATAATCTTCACTCCAAAGTCACTGCTGCGCCACCCTGAAGCCCGCTCCAGCTTTGATGACATGCTGCCAG GCACCCACTTCCTCCGTGTCATCCCTGAGAGTGGCCCTGCGGCCCAGAACCCAGAGCAGGTGAAGCGGGTGCTGTTCTGCACCGGCAAGGTGTACTATGACCTGACCCGCGAGCGCAAGGCTCGGCAGATGGAGGCTGATGTGGCCATCACCAGGGTGGAACAG CTCTCCCCGTTCCCCTTTGACCTCCTCCAGCGGGAAGCTCAGAAATacccagctgctgagctggtgTGGTGCCAGGAAGAGCACAAGAACCAGGGCTACTATGACTATGTCAAACCCCGGCTTCGCACCACCATCAACCGCGCAAAGCCCGTCTG GTATGCAGGGCgggagccagcagctgcccctgccaCCGGCAATAAGAAAACTCATCTGACAGAGCTGCAGCGGCTCCTCGACACGGCCTTCAACCTCGATGCCTTCAAGGACCTGGCCTGA
- the OGDH gene encoding 2-oxoglutarate dehydrogenase, mitochondrial isoform X1, which produces MLNLRTCAAKLRPLTASQTVKTISQHRLAAPRTFQQLRCYSAPVAAEPFLSGTSSNYVEEMYYAWLENPKSVHKSWDIFFRNANAGAAPGTAYQSPPPLTTSLSTLSQAQSLVQSQPNVDKLVEDHLAVQSLIRAYQIRGHHVAQLDPLGILDADLDSSLPADIITSTDKLDLAVFKERLRVLTVGGFYGLDESDLDKVFHLPTTTFIGGNESALPLREIIRRLEMAYCQHIGVEFMFINDLEQCQWIRQKFETPGIMQFTNEEKRTLLARLVRSTRFEEFLHRKWSSEKRFGLEGCEVLIPALKTIIDKSSEKGVDYVIMGMPHRGRLNVLANVIRKELEQIFCQFDSKLEAADEGSGDVKYHLGMYHRRINRVTDRNITLSLVANPSHLEAADPVVQGKTKAEQFYCGDTEGKKVMSILLHGDAAFAGQGIVYETFHLSDLPSYTTHGTVHVVVNNQIGFTTDPRMARSSPYPTDVARVVNAPIFHVNADDPEAVVYVCNVAAEWRSTFHKDVVVDLVCYRRNGHNEMDEPMFTQPLMYKQIRKQKPVLQKYAELLISQGVVNQPEYEEEIAKYDKICEEAHARSKDEKILHIKHWLDSPWPGFFTLDGQPRSMTCPSTGLNEEDLTHIGQVASSVPVEDFTIHGGLSRILKTRGEMVKNRTVDWALAEYMAFGSLLKEGIHIRLSGQDVERGTFSHRHHVLHDQNVDKRTCIPMNHLWPNQAPYTVCNSSLSEYGVLGFELGFAMASPNALVLWEAQFGDFHNTAQCIIDQFICPGQAKWVRQNGIVLLLPHGMEGMGPEHSSARPERFLQMCNDDPDVFPKLDDFDVRQLYECNWIVVNCSTPANFFHVLRRQILLPFRKPLIIFTPKSLLRHPEARSSFDDMLPGTHFLRVIPESGPAAQNPEQVKRVLFCTGKVYYDLTRERKARQMEADVAITRVEQLSPFPFDLLQREAQKYPAAELVWCQEEHKNQGYYDYVKPRLRTTINRAKPVWYAGREPAAAPATGNKKTHLTELQRLLDTAFNLDAFKDLA; this is translated from the exons ATGCTTAACTTAAGGACTTGTGCAGCAAAACTGAGGCCATTGACGGCCTCACAGACTGTAAAGACAATTTCCCAACACAGACTGGCAGCACCCAGGACGTTCCAACAGCTCAGGTGCTACAGTGCACCAGTGGCTGCCGAACCATTTCTGAGTGGGACTAGTTCAAACTATGTGGAGGAAATGTATTATGCTtggctggaaaatcccaaaaGTGTACATAAG tCATGGGACATCTTTTTTCGCAACGCCaatgctggagctgctccaggcactgcctACCAAAGCCCCCCTCCACTGACTACCAGCCTCTCCACCCTGTCCCAAGCCCAGTCCCTGGTTCAGTCACAGCCCAATGTGGATAAACTGGTGGAGGACCATCTTGCAGTGCAATCTCTCATCAGGGCATATCAG ATTCGAGGGCATCATGTAGCACAACTCGATCCACTGGGCATCTTGGATGCAGATCTGGACTCCTCCCTTCCAGCCGATATTATCACATCCACAGACAAACTGG ACCTCGCAGTGTTCAAGGAGCGGCTGAGAGTGTTAACAGTAGGAG GCTTTTATGGTCTGGATGAATCTGACCTCGACAAAGTTTTCCACTTGCCCACAACCACATTCATCGGTGGAAATGAATCGGCTCTTCCACTCCGGGAAATCATCCGTCGGCTGGAG ATGGCATACTGCCAGCACATCGGTGTGGAGTTCATGTTCATCAATGACCTGGAGCAGTGCCAGTGGATCCGGCAGAAGTTTGAGACCCCAGGCATCATGCAGTTCACCAATGAAGAGAAGCGCACGCTGTTGGCCAGGCTGGTCCGCTCTACCAG GTTTGAAGAGTTCCTCCATCGGAAATGGTCTTCAGAGAAGCGTTTTGGTCTGGAGGGATGTGAAGTGCTGATCCCAGCGTTAAAGACCATTATTGATAAATCAAGTGAGAAGGGAGTGGACTATGTGATCATGGGGATGCCCCACAG GGGACGCCTGAATGTTCTCGCCAATGTGatcaggaaggagctggagcagatcTTCTGCCAGTTCGACTCTAAGCTGGAGGCAGCTGATGAG GGCTCCGGTGATGTGAAGTACCACCTGGGAATGTACCACCGGCGGATTAACCGCGTCACTGACAGGAACATCACCCTTTCCTTGGTGGCAAATCCTTCTCATTTGGAAGCAGCTGATCCTGTTGTTCAAGGCAAGACTAAGGCAGAGCAGTTTTACTGTGGAGACACAGAGGGGAAGAAG GTGATGTCCATCCTTCTGCATGGAGATGCTGCATTTGCAGGGCAGGGCATTGTGTATGAGACATTTCACCTGAGCGACCTTCCCTCCTACACCACCCATGGCACTGTCCATGTTGTGGTCAACAACCAG ATTGGCTTCACAACAGACCCCCGGATGGCCCGCTCCTCCCCATACCCAACTGACGTAGCCCGTGTGGTCAACGCGCCGATCTTCCATGTCAACGCAGACGACCCTGAGGCTGTCGTCTATGTGTGCAATGTGGCAGCAGAATGGCGAAGCACCTTCCACAAGGACGTGGTGGTGGATTTG GTTTGTTACAGGCGCAACGGGCACAATGAGATGGATGAACCTATGTTCACGCAACCCCTGATGTACAAACAGATCCGGAAACAGAAGCCGGTGTTGCAGAAATACGCAGAGCTGCTGATTTCCCAGGGGGTGGTAAATCAGCCAGAGTATGAG GAGGAAATTGCCAAGTATGATAAGATTTGTGAGGAGGCCCATGCCAGATCCAAGGATGAGAAGATCTTGCACATCAAACACTGGCTGGACTCACCTTGGCCAG GTTTCTTCACTTTGGATGGGCAGCCCCGGAGCATGACATGCCCTTCCACTGGCCTCAACGAAGAGGACCTGACACACATTGGTCAAGTGGCCAGCTCAGTGCCAGTGGAGGATTTCACTATCCATGGAG GTTTGAGCCGTATTCTGAAAACCCGTGGGGAGATGGTGAAAAACCGGACAGTCGACTGGGCCCTGGCAGAGTACATGGCTTTTGGCTCCCTGCTCAAAGAGGGCATCCACATCCGCCTGAGTGGCCAGGACGTTGAGAGGGGGACATTTAG CCATCGCCACCATGTCCTGCATGATCAGAATGTGGACAAGAGGACGTGTATCCCCATGAACCACCTCTGGCCCAACCAGGCTCCGTACACTGTCTGCAACAGCTCCTTGTCAGAGTACGGTGTCTTGG GATTCGAGCTGGGCTTTGCCATGGCCAGTCCCAATGCCCTGGTTCTTTGGGAAGCCCAGTTTGGGGATTTCCACAACACTGCTCAATGCATCATCGACCAGTTCATCTGTCCTGGGCAGGCCAAGTGGGTCAGGCAGAACGGCATtgtcctgctgcttccccatgGCATGGAGGGCATG GGTCCCGAGCACTCCTCTGCCCGCCCGGAGCGATTCCTGCAGATGTGCAACGATGATCCTGATGTCTTCCCT AAGCTGGATGACTTTGATGTGCGTCAGCTCTACGAGTGTAACTGGATCGTCGTGAACTGCTCCACTCCAGCCAACTTCTTCCATGTCCTCCGGCGCCAGATCCTCCTGCCCTTCCGCAAACCG CTGATAATCTTCACTCCAAAGTCACTGCTGCGCCACCCTGAAGCCCGCTCCAGCTTTGATGACATGCTGCCAG GCACCCACTTCCTCCGTGTCATCCCTGAGAGTGGCCCTGCGGCCCAGAACCCAGAGCAGGTGAAGCGGGTGCTGTTCTGCACCGGCAAGGTGTACTATGACCTGACCCGCGAGCGCAAGGCTCGGCAGATGGAGGCTGATGTGGCCATCACCAGGGTGGAACAG CTCTCCCCGTTCCCCTTTGACCTCCTCCAGCGGGAAGCTCAGAAATacccagctgctgagctggtgTGGTGCCAGGAAGAGCACAAGAACCAGGGCTACTATGACTATGTCAAACCCCGGCTTCGCACCACCATCAACCGCGCAAAGCCCGTCTG GTATGCAGGGCgggagccagcagctgcccctgccaCCGGCAATAAGAAAACTCATCTGACAGAGCTGCAGCGGCTCCTCGACACGGCCTTCAACCTCGATGCCTTCAAGGACCTGGCCTGA
- the OGDH gene encoding 2-oxoglutarate dehydrogenase, mitochondrial isoform X4 yields MLNLRTCAAKLRPLTASQTVKTISQHRLAAPRTFQQLRCYSAPVAAEPFLSGTSSNYVEEMYYAWLENPKSVHKSWDIFFRNANAGAAPGTAYQSPPPLTTSLSTLSQAQSLVQSQPNVDKLVEDHLAVQSLIRAYQVRGHHIAKLDPLGISCVNFDDAPVTVSPNVGFYGLDESDLDKVFHLPTTTFIGGNESALPLREIIRRLEMAYCQHIGVEFMFINDLEQCQWIRQKFETPGIMQFTNEEKRTLLARLVRSTRFEEFLHRKWSSEKRFGLEGCEVLIPALKTIIDKSSEKGVDYVIMGMPHRGRLNVLANVIRKELEQIFCQFDSKLEAADEGSGDVKYHLGMYHRRINRVTDRNITLSLVANPSHLEAADPVVQGKTKAEQFYCGDTEGKKVMSILLHGDAAFAGQGIVYETFHLSDLPSYTTHGTVHVVVNNQIGFTTDPRMARSSPYPTDVARVVNAPIFHVNADDPEAVVYVCNVAAEWRSTFHKDVVVDLVCYRRNGHNEMDEPMFTQPLMYKQIRKQKPVLQKYAELLISQGVVNQPEYEEEIAKYDKICEEAHARSKDEKILHIKHWLDSPWPGFFTLDGQPRSMTCPSTGLNEEDLTHIGQVASSVPVEDFTIHGGLSRILKTRGEMVKNRTVDWALAEYMAFGSLLKEGIHIRLSGQDVERGTFSHRHHVLHDQNVDKRTCIPMNHLWPNQAPYTVCNSSLSEYGVLGFELGFAMASPNALVLWEAQFGDFHNTAQCIIDQFICPGQAKWVRQNGIVLLLPHGMEGMGPEHSSARPERFLQMCNDDPDVFPKLDDFDVRQLYECNWIVVNCSTPANFFHVLRRQILLPFRKPLIIFTPKSLLRHPEARSSFDDMLPGTHFLRVIPESGPAAQNPEQVKRVLFCTGKVYYDLTRERKARQMEADVAITRVEQLSPFPFDLLQREAQKYPAAELVWCQEEHKNQGYYDYVKPRLRTTINRAKPVWYAGREPAAAPATGNKKTHLTELQRLLDTAFNLDAFKDLA; encoded by the exons ATGCTTAACTTAAGGACTTGTGCAGCAAAACTGAGGCCATTGACGGCCTCACAGACTGTAAAGACAATTTCCCAACACAGACTGGCAGCACCCAGGACGTTCCAACAGCTCAGGTGCTACAGTGCACCAGTGGCTGCCGAACCATTTCTGAGTGGGACTAGTTCAAACTATGTGGAGGAAATGTATTATGCTtggctggaaaatcccaaaaGTGTACATAAG tCATGGGACATCTTTTTTCGCAACGCCaatgctggagctgctccaggcactgcctACCAAAGCCCCCCTCCACTGACTACCAGCCTCTCCACCCTGTCCCAAGCCCAGTCCCTGGTTCAGTCACAGCCCAATGTGGATAAACTGGTGGAGGACCATCTTGCAGTGCAATCTCTCATCAGGGCATATCAG GTCAGGGGTCACCACATTGCAAAGCTTGATCCTCTCGGCATTAGTTGTGTTAATTTTGATGATGCGCCAGTAACTGTTTCTCCAAACGTCG GCTTTTATGGTCTGGATGAATCTGACCTCGACAAAGTTTTCCACTTGCCCACAACCACATTCATCGGTGGAAATGAATCGGCTCTTCCACTCCGGGAAATCATCCGTCGGCTGGAG ATGGCATACTGCCAGCACATCGGTGTGGAGTTCATGTTCATCAATGACCTGGAGCAGTGCCAGTGGATCCGGCAGAAGTTTGAGACCCCAGGCATCATGCAGTTCACCAATGAAGAGAAGCGCACGCTGTTGGCCAGGCTGGTCCGCTCTACCAG GTTTGAAGAGTTCCTCCATCGGAAATGGTCTTCAGAGAAGCGTTTTGGTCTGGAGGGATGTGAAGTGCTGATCCCAGCGTTAAAGACCATTATTGATAAATCAAGTGAGAAGGGAGTGGACTATGTGATCATGGGGATGCCCCACAG GGGACGCCTGAATGTTCTCGCCAATGTGatcaggaaggagctggagcagatcTTCTGCCAGTTCGACTCTAAGCTGGAGGCAGCTGATGAG GGCTCCGGTGATGTGAAGTACCACCTGGGAATGTACCACCGGCGGATTAACCGCGTCACTGACAGGAACATCACCCTTTCCTTGGTGGCAAATCCTTCTCATTTGGAAGCAGCTGATCCTGTTGTTCAAGGCAAGACTAAGGCAGAGCAGTTTTACTGTGGAGACACAGAGGGGAAGAAG GTGATGTCCATCCTTCTGCATGGAGATGCTGCATTTGCAGGGCAGGGCATTGTGTATGAGACATTTCACCTGAGCGACCTTCCCTCCTACACCACCCATGGCACTGTCCATGTTGTGGTCAACAACCAG ATTGGCTTCACAACAGACCCCCGGATGGCCCGCTCCTCCCCATACCCAACTGACGTAGCCCGTGTGGTCAACGCGCCGATCTTCCATGTCAACGCAGACGACCCTGAGGCTGTCGTCTATGTGTGCAATGTGGCAGCAGAATGGCGAAGCACCTTCCACAAGGACGTGGTGGTGGATTTG GTTTGTTACAGGCGCAACGGGCACAATGAGATGGATGAACCTATGTTCACGCAACCCCTGATGTACAAACAGATCCGGAAACAGAAGCCGGTGTTGCAGAAATACGCAGAGCTGCTGATTTCCCAGGGGGTGGTAAATCAGCCAGAGTATGAG GAGGAAATTGCCAAGTATGATAAGATTTGTGAGGAGGCCCATGCCAGATCCAAGGATGAGAAGATCTTGCACATCAAACACTGGCTGGACTCACCTTGGCCAG GTTTCTTCACTTTGGATGGGCAGCCCCGGAGCATGACATGCCCTTCCACTGGCCTCAACGAAGAGGACCTGACACACATTGGTCAAGTGGCCAGCTCAGTGCCAGTGGAGGATTTCACTATCCATGGAG GTTTGAGCCGTATTCTGAAAACCCGTGGGGAGATGGTGAAAAACCGGACAGTCGACTGGGCCCTGGCAGAGTACATGGCTTTTGGCTCCCTGCTCAAAGAGGGCATCCACATCCGCCTGAGTGGCCAGGACGTTGAGAGGGGGACATTTAG CCATCGCCACCATGTCCTGCATGATCAGAATGTGGACAAGAGGACGTGTATCCCCATGAACCACCTCTGGCCCAACCAGGCTCCGTACACTGTCTGCAACAGCTCCTTGTCAGAGTACGGTGTCTTGG GATTCGAGCTGGGCTTTGCCATGGCCAGTCCCAATGCCCTGGTTCTTTGGGAAGCCCAGTTTGGGGATTTCCACAACACTGCTCAATGCATCATCGACCAGTTCATCTGTCCTGGGCAGGCCAAGTGGGTCAGGCAGAACGGCATtgtcctgctgcttccccatgGCATGGAGGGCATG GGTCCCGAGCACTCCTCTGCCCGCCCGGAGCGATTCCTGCAGATGTGCAACGATGATCCTGATGTCTTCCCT AAGCTGGATGACTTTGATGTGCGTCAGCTCTACGAGTGTAACTGGATCGTCGTGAACTGCTCCACTCCAGCCAACTTCTTCCATGTCCTCCGGCGCCAGATCCTCCTGCCCTTCCGCAAACCG CTGATAATCTTCACTCCAAAGTCACTGCTGCGCCACCCTGAAGCCCGCTCCAGCTTTGATGACATGCTGCCAG GCACCCACTTCCTCCGTGTCATCCCTGAGAGTGGCCCTGCGGCCCAGAACCCAGAGCAGGTGAAGCGGGTGCTGTTCTGCACCGGCAAGGTGTACTATGACCTGACCCGCGAGCGCAAGGCTCGGCAGATGGAGGCTGATGTGGCCATCACCAGGGTGGAACAG CTCTCCCCGTTCCCCTTTGACCTCCTCCAGCGGGAAGCTCAGAAATacccagctgctgagctggtgTGGTGCCAGGAAGAGCACAAGAACCAGGGCTACTATGACTATGTCAAACCCCGGCTTCGCACCACCATCAACCGCGCAAAGCCCGTCTG GTATGCAGGGCgggagccagcagctgcccctgccaCCGGCAATAAGAAAACTCATCTGACAGAGCTGCAGCGGCTCCTCGACACGGCCTTCAACCTCGATGCCTTCAAGGACCTGGCCTGA